TCAAGATTATTTATATTTTCTTCTAAAGCATTATTTAACAATTTTATAGATTTGTCTTTTTTACCAAACCATGTAAAATGTTCAAATGTCCTAAAATTTTTTTCTAAAAAAAGATACAGTTTTAAATAAGTATTAGATTTATTATTTTCTTTATTAATTTTATTAAAATATAAAATCTTATTTTCTACATATTCATCTAAATTTTTATATTGATAATGTCTTGCTACCCATTCCATAAAATCATATGTAAAATAATATATCATACAAATTTCTTCTAGCTCTCCAAATTTATTTTCAAGACCTTTTATAAGTTTTACTGCTATATAGAAATTTGATTTATAAAGTTCATCTACTATTAGTTTTAAATCATCATTTGAAATAGTCAATACTAATTACCATCCACAATTTTAATCTCATCAGGAGTTAAATCATAGAGTTTATAAACCATTTGGTCGATTGTTTTTTCATTTGTTGAACAGATGTTTTCTAAATTTTCAAGCTCTTTTTTAAGTGCGATTTCTCTATCAAAGTTGTTATTTTTTATAGCTTCATCTAAAAGAGGTTTATAATCTTTTATTTTTTGTTTAGCTTCCAAAATCTCATCTACAAGTTTTATAAATGGTTTTTGTGATTCTTCATCTATTTTTGGGATTGGTATTTCTTCAACTTTAAATTTTTTAAACTCCCAACCAGTTGCAAGTCTAATTCCATCAAACTTATAGTAATAAAAACAAAGTTTTGAATTAAGTAGTGCTAAGATATATTTTAAACTTTCTCCAGTTAATAAAAAGCCTTTATCGTTTATATAAATTTCTGAACTAGAATATAAGAAATTATTAGCATTAGACATTCCAGCCCAAAATATTTTATTTTTTTTAAAATCATCAGAATATCCACTTCCATATCTGCTCATTGCATACCAAGGATATTTATTATCTTTTACTTCAGGTCTTTTTGATAATTCATTTTTAAACTTTTCTAAATGTTCTTTGATAATTGGATATTCCTCTATTACAAAATTCCAAGGTATATATATTAAATATAAATTAACAAAATTATATTCATATCTTTTTATATCTCTACCTCTTAATATAGGTTTTATAATTTCTGCACTTTTGGGCTCTTTTTTTATTAATTCATTTTTTATGGCTTCATCTATAATAAATGCTTCATTACAACCTGTTGTAATACCTCTATAAATATTTATATCCCACTCTTTTAGAGGAATACCTATTTTTTCTATTTTTTGTTTTATTGCTAGTTCTTTTGGATTTGAGAAGCTAAAGCTAGTTTTTGTTAAATCACTTTGTTTCATATCATAGCTATTAATTAAATCTGCATCTACAACTTTAAAAGAGTTATTATCTGATTTTGTTTTTTGAAATATTGTAATTGCACTATCAACTGTTGCATCTTCAAATATTTTTACACCATTAAAATCTGCTATTTGCAAGATTGTTGTATTTTGTAAAATATACTCTCTTAAATTTTCTCCATATTTTGCACGAAAGAATTTATTACTACAAATAAAGCCTTTTAAACCATTTGGTTTTAACATATTTAAAGCTAATTCATAAAAATATACATATAAATCAGCTGTTCCATTTGCTACTTTATAGATTTTACTCAAAGCTTCTTTTTGCTCTTTTATTGCTTCTTGTCTTACATAAGGTGGATTTCCAATAACTACATCAAAACTATTTTCACTAAATGGCATCTCTAAAAGTGAGTTTGCACAAACTATCTTGTCTGCTAGTTTTGTAAGTGGTCTTCCTCTTTTTGCAGTTCGTAGCCACAAACTTAGCTTTGCTATCTCCACAGCATCTTCATTTATATCCACTCCATAAAGATTGTGTTCAAGGATTTCTTCTTCTACCATATATGAAGCAAACAAATCTCCCATCAAAGCCAAATCATTTTGAAGATTTTTATGTTCAGATATTAAGTATTCCAAAGCTTGATTTAGAAATGCTCCACTTCCACAAGCTGGGTCTAGGATTTTTAGATTTAGAAGCCAGTTTTTATACTCTTGCAGGTTATCTTTTGTTTGTTGCTCTTGTTTTGTTAGTTTTTTTGGGTTTGATGGGATTAAAATCCCATTTCCGATTAAGAGTTCTTCTCTTTTCTCACTACACATTTTACCTAGAGTATTTTCTACTATATATCTTGTGATATATTCAGGTGTATAAAATACACCATCTTTTTTTCTTTTTGATTTTGTTTTATCAAAATCAATATTTTCTATATTTGCTTGAAGCTCTTCAAGGTCTGTTAAACTCTGCTCAAAAATATGTCCCAAAATATTTACAGATATTTCACTTGCAAAATCGTAGTTTGAAAGTATCTGTACATTTTCATCTAAAATAAAATCATCGATAATCAAACTATCAAGAAGCTCATCAGTTGCAAAAAGTCCACCGTTGTATTGAGGAATTTGTAGTTTATCGTTTCCTTTGTTTATAGCTTCAAAGTAGAATTTATAAATATCATATAAAGAGTAGTTTGTAAACTTTTGATTTATAAACTCCTCTCTAATCTCTTTTATCATATTTGTTCTAAGCAAATCTCTATCTTCTGCAAACAAAATAAAAATAATACGGTCGCATAGTTTTTGTGTTAAGCGAAGAAGTGTTTGTTGGTTTAAAGCTTCACCATTTAATAAAGATGAGGCTAAAGCCTCATTTCCAAGATTGTTTTTTACAAGATTTTCAAAAAGAGCAGTTCTAAAGTTTGAGAAATCTTTATATAGTTTTTTTGAAATATCTTGCTCAAAACTGTTTGTTTTCTCTTTTAGTTTTAAAGGTACATCATCTTTTATACTCTCATAAGAGATTAAAAGATGAAGCTTTTTAAACTCTTCATAATTTAGAGTAAAAAGATTAAACTTCTCATAAGCTGTCTTTTTATCTACATAAAATCTTAGCTCATCGAAATTTGAGATTATT
Above is a genomic segment from Aliarcobacter cryaerophilus containing:
- a CDS encoding Eco57I restriction-modification methylase domain-containing protein: MSMFQKSIINSVKQDESKVALRWASFQKFLEKVEYIKTVKEEKYQDGFLVDIFENCLGYTLDMTNPKSFNLEREKKNETDGKKADGVIYVDDKVVGVIELKGQDTKNLDKIETQAFNYHASHSNSKYIIISNFDELRFYVDKKTAYEKFNLFTLNYEEFKKLHLLISYESIKDDVPLKLKEKTNSFEQDISKKLYKDFSNFRTALFENLVKNNLGNEALASSLLNGEALNQQTLLRLTQKLCDRIIFILFAEDRDLLRTNMIKEIREEFINQKFTNYSLYDIYKFYFEAINKGNDKLQIPQYNGGLFATDELLDSLIIDDFILDENVQILSNYDFASEISVNILGHIFEQSLTDLEELQANIENIDFDKTKSKRKKDGVFYTPEYITRYIVENTLGKMCSEKREELLIGNGILIPSNPKKLTKQEQQTKDNLQEYKNWLLNLKILDPACGSGAFLNQALEYLISEHKNLQNDLALMGDLFASYMVEEEILEHNLYGVDINEDAVEIAKLSLWLRTAKRGRPLTKLADKIVCANSLLEMPFSENSFDVVIGNPPYVRQEAIKEQKEALSKIYKVANGTADLYVYFYELALNMLKPNGLKGFICSNKFFRAKYGENLREYILQNTTILQIADFNGVKIFEDATVDSAITIFQKTKSDNNSFKVVDADLINSYDMKQSDLTKTSFSFSNPKELAIKQKIEKIGIPLKEWDINIYRGITTGCNEAFIIDEAIKNELIKKEPKSAEIIKPILRGRDIKRYEYNFVNLYLIYIPWNFVIEEYPIIKEHLEKFKNELSKRPEVKDNKYPWYAMSRYGSGYSDDFKKNKIFWAGMSNANNFLYSSSEIYINDKGFLLTGESLKYILALLNSKLCFYYYKFDGIRLATGWEFKKFKVEEIPIPKIDEESQKPFIKLVDEILEAKQKIKDYKPLLDEAIKNNNFDREIALKKELENLENICSTNEKTIDQMVYKLYDLTPDEIKIVDGN